DNA from Halorarum salinum:
CGTGCTCGACGAGGCGACCTCCGACGTGGACACCGAGACGGAGATGCTCATCCAGCGCTCGCTCGACCAGCTGACGGAGGACCGGACGACGTTCGCCATCGCACACCGGCTCTCGACCATCCGCGACGCGGACCAGATCCTCGTGCTGGAGGACGGCCGAGTCGCGGAGCGCGGGGAACACGAGGAGCTCCTCGAACGCGACGGCCTCTATGCGCACCTGTGGGGCGTGCAGGCGGGCGAGATCGACGAACTCCCCCAGGAGTTCATCGACCGCGCAGCCCGCCGCGCCTCCCGGACCGAGGCCGAGACGGACGACGACTGATCCGGTCGGGCGGGACGGGCCGCACGAACCGTTTTATCCGAAACCGGGGCCAGACACCCCGATGGCATAGCCATCACGGCGCGTCGGGAAGCGGTCGTGCGGCCCGACGGCGCGCCCGCCACGCCCCGAGCACGGCCGCCTGTCAGCCCAGTGAGCGGCGTTCCCGCGGGCCGCAAGCCCCGAGCGACTGCTCCGTTTCCCCATCATCTAAGTCTCGTACCGACGTCTCTCCACCCGATGAGTCGCTTCCGCACGCTCGACGATCTCTCCCCCGAGCAGCGCGTCGTCGCCCGCCTCGACCTCAACTCCCCCGTCGAGGACGGACGAGTGCAGGACAACCGCCGGTTCGACCGGCACGCGACGACCGTCGCCGAACTCGCCGACGCGGGTCACCGCGTCGCACTTCTCGCCCATCAGGGACGTCCGGGCAGGGACACCTTCGTCTCGCTCGAGCAACACGCGGACGTCCTCGCCGACCACGCGGGCGTCGACGTGGACTTCGTCCCCGACACGTTCGGCGAGCGGGCGCTCTCGGCCGTGCGCGATCTCGACGGCGGCGACGTTCTCCTGCTCGAGAACACCCGGATGACCGACGACGAGCTCCCCGAGAAGGAGCCCGAGGAACACGCGAACAGCGCGTTCGTGAAAACGCTCGCGCCCGAGTTCGACGCCTACGTCAACGACGCCTACTCGGCGGCCCACCGCAAGCACGCCTCGCTGGTCGGCTTCCCGCTCCGCCTGCCGAGCTACGCCGGGCGCGTGATGGAGACCGAGTACGAGGCGAACACCGCCATCGCCTCGCGGGAGTTCGACGGCGACGTGACCATGGTGGTCGGCGGGACGAAGGCGACCGACGTGATCGACGTGATGGAGGCGCTCGACGGGAAGGTCGACGCGTTCTGTCTCGGCGGCGTCGCCGGCGAACTGTTC
Protein-coding regions in this window:
- a CDS encoding phosphoglycerate kinase — protein: MSRFRTLDDLSPEQRVVARLDLNSPVEDGRVQDNRRFDRHATTVAELADAGHRVALLAHQGRPGRDTFVSLEQHADVLADHAGVDVDFVPDTFGERALSAVRDLDGGDVLLLENTRMTDDELPEKEPEEHANSAFVKTLAPEFDAYVNDAYSAAHRKHASLVGFPLRLPSYAGRVMETEYEANTAIASREFDGDVTMVVGGTKATDVIDVMEALDGKVDAFCLGGVAGELFLRAAGYPVGRDVGTDLFDEQWAENEDTIRDVLDEHGDRLRLASDLAYEGPDGGRAEVDVDAVEDKEHSFLDVGAGTVEEYEAVVRDSAAVFVKGALGVFEDERFKDGTVGVLRAIAETDCFSVVGGGDTSRAIEMYGLDEAEFSHVSIAGGAYIRALTGEPLPAVELLERNAAGEFDG